One Rhododendron vialii isolate Sample 1 chromosome 2a, ASM3025357v1 genomic region harbors:
- the LOC131317747 gene encoding protein PHOX1-like — MGKPTGKKNKQTEPKPNEANAGKHGKTSKAFDEDTAVFVNMSQELKEEGNKLFQKRDHEGAMLKYEKALKLLPRSHIDVAYLRSNMAACYMQMGLGEYPRAIHECNLALEVTPKYSKALLKRARCYEGLNRLDFAMRDVNHVLSIEPNNLTALEIGESVRKGIEERGGVSVVEDKEVVLPYVEPPVKPTWKSVREKVKKKKGSKLGRSESGKRVEERGKDVGMEEKKAEEEEKKAEEVKEVKVVVEEEKRSVKEEKAVTRTVKLVFGEDIRWAQLPVNCDVRLVRDVVKDRFPNMKGVLIKYRDGEGDLVTITTTDELRLAEASGDQQGSLRFYVVDVSPDKDPLHEEELEKISSGSGNVYENGYVGKYRVTEEGTNCIDDWIVQFARLFKNHVGFDSDSYLDLHELGMKLYSEAMEDTVTGEDAQELFEIAGEKFQEMAALALFNWGNVHMSRARKRVFLTEDGSRETVLAQVKSAFEWAKKEYVKAGKRYQDAVQIKPDFYEGLLALGQQQFEQAKLLWYYAIGGGVDLETGSASEILELYNKAEDSMERGMQMWEEMEEQRLNGLSKSEKYKADLQKMGLDGLFKDVSADEATEQAANMKSQIYILWGTLLYERSIVEYKLVLPTWEECLEVAVEKFELAGASPTDVAVMIKNHCSNDSAVDGLGFKIDEIVMAWNEMYDAKRWQTGVPSFRLEPLFRRRVPKLHSMLEHI, encoded by the exons ATGGGAAAACCAACtggaaaaaagaacaaacaaaccgaaccgaaacctAACGAAGCAAACGCCGGGAAACACGGCAAAACCTCGAAGGCGTTCGACGAGGACACGGCCGTGTTCGTCAACATGTCACAGGAGCTAAAAGAGGAGGGCAACAAGCTGTTCCAGAAGCGCGACCACGAGGGCGCCATGTTGAAGTACGAAAAGGCCCTCAAGCTCCTGCCCCGGAGCCACATCGACGTGGCCTACCTGCGCAGCAACATGGCCGCCTGCTACATGCAGATGGGCCTCGGCGAGTACCCGAGAGCGATCCACGAGTGCAACCTTGCGTTGGAAGTGACCCCTAAGTATAGCAAGGCGCTGTTGAAGCGGGCCAGGTGTTACGAGGGTCTGAACAGGCTTGATTTTGCAATGAGGGATGTTAATCATGTCCTGAGTATCGAGCCAAATAATTTGACCGCGTTGGAGATAGGGGAGAGCGTGAGGAAGGGGATTGAGGAGAGGGGCGGTGTTAGTGTTGTTGAGGATAAGGAGGTTGTTTTGCCCTATGTGGAGCCTCCTGTGAAGCCGACGTGGAAGAGCGTGAGGGAgaaggtgaaaaagaagaaggggagTAAATTGGGCAGGTCGGAAAGCGGGAAGCGTGTTGAGGAAAGGGGAAAAGATGTGGGAATGGAGGAGAAgaaggcggaggaggaggagaagaaggcgGAGGAGGTGAAGGAGGTGAAGGTGGTtgtggaggaggagaagaggagCGTGAAGGAAGAGAAAGCGGTGACAAGGACGGTGAAATTGGTGTTTGGGGAGGATATAAGGTGGGCTCAGCTGCCAGTTAATTGCGATGTTCGGCTGGTGAGGGATGTGGTTAAGGATAGGTTTCCTAATATGAAGGGTGTGCTTATCAAGTACAGGGATGGAGAAGGTGATTTGGTTACCATCACCACAACTGATGAGCTGAGGTTGGCTGAAGCATCTGGTGATCAACAGGGTTCTCTCAGGTTCTATGTTGTCGATGTTAGTCCTGATAAAGACCCGCTTCACGAGGAGGAGTTGGAAAAAATCAGCAGTGGTTCAGGAAATGTTTATGAAAATGGGTACGTCGGGAAATATAGGGTAACAGAGGAGGGAACAAACTGTATTGATGATTGGATCGTCCAGTTTGCTCGGCTGTTCAAGAATCATGTGGGATTTGATTCGGATTCGTATTTGGATCTTCATGAGCTTGGGATGAAGCTATATTCGGAAGCGATGGAGGACACTGTTACCGGTGAAGATGCACAAGAACTATTTGAAATCGCAGGGGAGAAGTTCCAAGAGATGGCGGCTTTGGCCTTGTTCAACTGGGGAAATGTTCACATGTCTAGAGCTAGGAAACGGGTGTTTCTGACAGAAGATGGTTCTAGGGAAACAGTACTAGCACAAGTGAAGAGTGCATTTGAATGGGCAAAGAAGGAATACGTTAAGGCAGGAAAGCGCTATCAGGACGCTGTGCAAATCAAACCAGACTTTTATGAAGGCCTGCTTGCACTGGGGCAGCAGCAGTTTGAACAAGCAAAGCTCTTGTGGTACTATGCAATTGGAGGCGGGGTTGATTTGGAGACGGGGTCTGCGTCCGAGATCCTAGAGCTTTATAATAAAGCCGAAGATAGCATGGAGAGAGGTATGCAAATGTGGGAGGAGATGGAAGAACAGCGTCTTAATGGGCTCTCCAAATCGGAGAAATACAAAGCTGATTTGCAGAAAATGGGTTTGGATGGGCTATTTAAAGATGTGTCTGCTGATGAAGCTACGGAGCAGGCTGCAAATATGAAGTCTCAAATATACATCTTATGGGGTACTTTGCTTTACGAGCGTTCAATTGTGGAATATAAGTTGGTATTGCCAACTTGGGAAGAATGTCTGGAGGTTGCTGTTGAGAAGTTTGAACTTGCTGGAGCATCTCCAACGGATGTAGCTGTGATGATAAAGAACCATTGTTCCAATGACTCTGCAGTGGATG GTCTTGGATTTAAAATTGATGAAATAGTAATGGCATGGAATGAGATGTATGATGCGAAAAGGTGGCAGACTGGCGTTCCATCTTTCCGGCTTGAACCATTGTTTCGTCGGAGAGTTCCAAAACTACATTCTATGTTGGAGCATATTTAA